The nucleotide sequence TTCGATCTCAAGTACCTGGAGAAGCTGCAACAGTTGCTCGCGCAATTGCACAAGGAGGTTCAGCGTGAGCTGGCAGCGGTGCTGGTTCCGACAGCCGCCGCGACGCCTGCTGTGGGACGTGCGCGGGTTCGGCAGAAAAAAATCATTCGCGTGCGCAACCAGGACATGTACGTCGCCCAGGTCAAAGTGACAACCGGCGAGCATCCCCAGGAAGTGGCCGAAGTCACGGATGCCCAGGACGCGGTGATCGCCACGTTTACCCAGGCCGACGATGGCATTTGGGAGCCGGTCAAGGCACCCGCCCCGGCGCTTCCTGGGCCGCTGCCCAACCTGGGCCGGCTGGTCGAACAGGGGCAGGCGTTACGCGCACCGGTGGAAAAGGCCATCGCCGAGGTACTCAAAATGGCCAGTCGGGCCAATGAGCCTCAGTCGTTGCAGGACCTGCTGGAGCAGCGCGCCGACAAGTTGCGCCAGTGCGCCGAGGCGATCCAGCAGCGGTTGCTGCACAGCGTGCCGGAGCGCCTGGCCGCGACGCAGCGTGCCCGGGCCACAACCGAGGCCGATGAGTTGCGCGCGGCCGCCAGCCGCTTGTCCGAGCAAGGTTTGCAGGCACGCCTGGCTGCAATCAAGGCGCGCCTGCCGACCCAGGCCGGGGTGGAGGTGCTGGTCAGTCATCACGAAGCGCGCATCTTTCGCCAGGGGGCGCGGGTCGAACTCGCCGGACGGTCCAATGACTGGTTGCAAGCGTACGTGGTGATGGACGCGCAAACGCGTCAGGCCCTGTGCTACGGGCATTTTCACTACGAACGGCCGACCGGGCCGGACGACCATTTCACCGCTGCGCACCTCAAGACACCCGCGCAACATCGAATGGGCAAACAGTCCCAGGCCCAGGCCCGTGCCCAGGCATTCGCCAGCATGCAGGCGGGGCAAAGCGGGCGTGTGACGCAAACTCTGGAGATCCATCGGGGCGAAATCAACCTCAGGATGGCGCGCAGGTTGTTTTTCGATGCGCCGCAGTGGACCGGCGACTGGTGATCGATACGGACCCTCGGGCTAGAGCGCTCCAGCTCCGGTAAATACGACCAGGGCAGGGGCATGACGGTGCACCGATGCTGTGCAATACTCGCCGCCGTTTGCGACAGACTATTCCTACAGTTCCCAGGTGATGCCCCTCCGCAGAAGCGGCATTTGCCGAGGAATCTCGCTGAATTTTGTTGCTTATTGAGTGAAAAGCCCTGCTTGCGGCTTTCTATACTGCACGCCCCCTGAGCTGGCCGGTGTGTCGGCCGGACGGGTTTACCCACGAGGTGAGCCCGCTAGGACAGCGTCACGGCGACCCGCTGTGGCGCTGAACACTCGGTGGTTCAATCCAATAACAAAATGAGGTTGTATCCCCATGCCAGCTGGCAACCACCTGCCCCATGGCGAGACCGCTTCTGGCGGCCCGCTCAAACGCGAACTCGGTGAGCGGCATATCCGCCTGATGGCCCTCGGCGCCTGTATCGGTGTCGGCCTGTTCCTCGGTTCGGCCAAGGCCATCGAGATGGCCGGCCCGGCGATCATGCTCTCCTACATCATTGGCGGCCTGGCGATCCTGGTGATCATGCGCGCCCTCGGCGAGATGGCCGTGCACAACCCGGTCGCCGGTTCGTTCAGCCGTTATGCCCAAGACTACCTTGGCCCGTTGGCGGGCTTCCTGACCGGCTGGAACTACTGGTTCCTGTGGCTGGTGACCTGCGTCGCCGAGATCACCGCCGTGGCGGTGTACATGGGCGTGTGGTTCCCCGATGTACCGCGCTGGATCTGGGCCCTGGCGGCCCTGGTGAGCATGGGCACCATCAACCTGATCGCCGTCAAGGCCTTCGGTGAGTTCGAGTTCTGGTTCGCCCTGATCAAGATCGTCACCATCATCGCGATGGTCATCGGCGGTGTCGGCATCATTGCCTTCGGTTTCGGCAATGACGGTGTTGCCCTGGGTATTTCCAACCTGTGGGCCCACGGCGGCTTCCTGCCCAACGGCGTGCAGGGTGTGTTGATGTCGCTGCAGATGGTGATGTTCGCCTATTTGGGCGTGGAGATGATCGGCCTGACCGCCGGTGAGGCGAAGAACCCGCAGAAGACCATCCCCAATGCCATCGGCTCGGTGTTCTGGCGGATTCTGCTGTTCTATGTCGGCGCGTTGTTCGTGATCCTGTCGATTTACCCGTGGAATGAAATCGGCACCCAGGGCAGCCCCTTCGTGATGACGTTCGAGCGGTTGGGCATCAAGACCGCCGCCGGCATTATCAACTTCGTGGTGATCACCGCTGCGCTGTCGTCGTGCAACGGCGGCATCTTCAGCACCGGTCGCATGCTCTACAGCCTGGCACAGAACGGCCAGGCTCCGGCGACGTTCGCCACCACTTCCAGCAATGGCGTGCCGCGTCGCGCCCTGTTGTTGTCGATAGGCGCGTTGCTGTTGGGCGTGTTGCTCAACTACCTGGTGCCGGAAAAAGTCTTTGTGTGGGTGACGTCCATCGCCACCTTCGGCGCGATATGGACCTGGGTGATGATCCTGCTGGCGCAGCTCAAGTTCCGTCGCGGCCTGAGCCCGGATGAGCGCGCCGGGCTCAAGTACCGCATGTGGCTGTACCCGGTCAGTTCCTACCTGGCGCTGGCGTTCCTGGTGCTGGTGGTCGGCTTGATGGCCTACTTCCCGGACACCCGGATCGCGCTGTACATCGGCCCGGCGTTCCTGGTGCTGCTGACCGTGTTGTTCTATGTGTTCAAGCTGCAGCCGGCCCAGGCTGGCCAGGGTTCGCCGCGCTCGGCATGACCCCCTGAACGATGGCCTGCCTGCCCCTTGCGACAGGCAGGCCACAGGTCAGACGTGTTGCAGGGTCAGTTGGGTGCCTTCTGTCAGTTGCCGCACCAGGCGGTTATGTTCACTTCGTTCTTCCTCGGCCAGTGACTGGCGGCGCTCCAGGTACGCATCCGAACGCTTGTCCGGCAGTTGCTGCTCGAGCACGCTGACTTTGTAGCTCATGGTGTCCTTGATGGTCAGAAACGGCTCCGGCTCGCTACTTGCCAAATATTCGATCCAGAATTCGCTCATCAAGATCCACTCCTGCAAGGCGGGCGACTCGCCAAGCCGGAGCAGGGTGTTGCGCGCAGTGTTGACCACCTCGTCCGTGACGTAGTCATTCACGGTGTACAGCAGTTCCAGCGGATAAAACGGCAGGTCGAACTCACGGGCCAGTTTTTCGCGCAGGTACACCGTTACCTCGGCTGGGTCGACCGTCAGGTTGGCCCGTTCACGCTCAAGAATGAACTGATCGGCAAAGTGATCCAGCTGATTGAGGTAGAAGCAACTCTTGGCCAGCGCCAGCAAGGCCCTGTCGGCCATGTAACTGCGGGGTTGCTGCTTGGCCTGGTGGATACGGTGATGCAACTCCATGTTGGTGAACGCCAGCAGCACACTGTCGCCGCAGTCGCCTGAGCCGTAGGTGTTGAGGCATACCGTGTCGCGCAGTTGCCTCGACTCGCCCATGGCGCTCAGTAAGGTCCAGACTCTGTGGGTCAATGCTCTCCTTGGGGTGTCGCCGTGGATGTAGGCGTAGGTCCGCGTCAGGTCCTGCAAGACCCGGAACACATCATCGGCACTCGCCGTCTCATTGGTTTTCAAACCCTCCCACAGCGCTCTGCGTGCCGGTACATCCTGGAGCGGCACGCCCATCAGCCATTGGCTGAGGTCGTCGACGGCCACAGCCGTATGCCGAGGCGTACGCAGTTGGCCACCCAGGCGAATGCCGGTATCCAGCCGGTACGCTTCGATACTCGCCAGGGTCGGTGCCGACAGCGGGTTTTCATGCAGGAGCGTGTTGCGATTGGCGGCTTGCAGCCAGGGGTTGGTGAAGACTTCTTCTGGAATGGTGGAGATCTGGTTTTCCTGCAGGTGCAACTCCATCAGGTACGGCAGCGCACTGGCGCCACGGGGCCATTGCGTGATGCCGGTGTTACCCAGGTGCAGGATGCGCAGTTGGGTCATTTGACTGACATCCGGGGCGAGTGCCAGGTCCGGGTTGTCGCTGAAGTCCACGTCGCGCAAGTTGACCATGGTTGCCAGGCGTTGTACCGCCTCTTCGGTCAAGCGGATGTCGTTGTCGTTCAGGTCCAGGTAGGTGAGCGAGGTCATATCCGTAATTGCACTGGGCAGTTCGGTCATCCGGCAATCGAGGTGCAATGCCTTGAGCTGGTTGAATTTAGCGAGGAATTCAACCGCCGAAGACGGGAAGGCATTGCCGGAAATCCGCAGGTGTTCAATATGGCTGAAACCGCTGGTACCTGTGATGAACGAGGCGGGTGGCAGGCCACCATCGTCCAGTTGCAACTCCAGGGAGTACACGTGGAACAGCCCGGC is from Pseudomonas marginalis and encodes:
- a CDS encoding amino acid permease codes for the protein MPAGNHLPHGETASGGPLKRELGERHIRLMALGACIGVGLFLGSAKAIEMAGPAIMLSYIIGGLAILVIMRALGEMAVHNPVAGSFSRYAQDYLGPLAGFLTGWNYWFLWLVTCVAEITAVAVYMGVWFPDVPRWIWALAALVSMGTINLIAVKAFGEFEFWFALIKIVTIIAMVIGGVGIIAFGFGNDGVALGISNLWAHGGFLPNGVQGVLMSLQMVMFAYLGVEMIGLTAGEAKNPQKTIPNAIGSVFWRILLFYVGALFVILSIYPWNEIGTQGSPFVMTFERLGIKTAAGIINFVVITAALSSCNGGIFSTGRMLYSLAQNGQAPATFATTSSNGVPRRALLLSIGALLLGVLLNYLVPEKVFVWVTSIATFGAIWTWVMILLAQLKFRRGLSPDERAGLKYRMWLYPVSSYLALAFLVLVVGLMAYFPDTRIALYIGPAFLVLLTVLFYVFKLQPAQAGQGSPRSA